The following are encoded together in the Gemmatimonadota bacterium genome:
- a CDS encoding Ig-like domain-containing protein: MLKKVGMVAVFAVLSACGGGGENTVGPGGVASVALNAPSLSMLPGLSDQLTAVAKDAQGNTIATAPAATWTTSNSAVASVNATGLVTANAVGSASITATISGKSASAQVTVAAAATVVTVNMPGLSFTPFRATLKQGGTVNYVFPSLAHNVIFERVQGAPADIPGQVANQTISRQFNSVRLFKYTCTLHNGMDGEVDVVP, from the coding sequence ATGCTGAAGAAAGTCGGAATGGTAGCAGTGTTCGCCGTGCTTTCGGCCTGCGGCGGCGGGGGCGAGAACACCGTCGGTCCCGGTGGCGTGGCGTCCGTCGCGCTCAACGCACCGAGCCTGTCGATGCTCCCCGGTCTCAGCGACCAGCTGACGGCCGTCGCCAAGGATGCGCAGGGCAACACGATCGCCACCGCACCGGCGGCCACGTGGACCACCTCGAACAGCGCCGTTGCCTCGGTCAACGCGACCGGGCTGGTGACGGCCAACGCCGTGGGAAGCGCCAGCATCACGGCGACGATCTCGGGGAAGAGCGCCTCGGCGCAGGTGACGGTCGCCGCCGCGGCGACCGTGGTGACGGTCAACATGCCCGGGCTGTCGTTCACGCCGTTCCGCGCCACGCTCAAGCAGGGTGGCACCGTGAACTACGTCTTTCCGTCGCTCGCCCACAACGTGATCTTCGAGCGCGTGCAGGGCGCCCCGGCCGACATCCCCGGACAGGTCGCCAACCAGACCATCTCGCGCCAGTTCAACAGCGTGCGCCTGTTCAAGTACACCTGCACGCTGCACAACGGCATGGATGGCGAGGTCGACGTGGTGCCGTGA
- a CDS encoding lysoplasmalogenase — MRTWQLLSVALLVTFALLLRADYAGVAQQVYLFKPLSTMLVIAIVFPAARQPDDTYARLVAVGLLFSLGGDVFLMLPRDRFVAGLASFLVAHLFYIGAFTRDGGFSRHSSTALPLVALGAILLSLLWPFLGPLRLPVAAYMLVILVMAWQALERSRLDAHDGAWWAAVGAVLFVASDATLGLVRFRADFAGSRAVVLGTYYLAQWMIATSALVRAGQLAR, encoded by the coding sequence GTGCGCACCTGGCAGCTTCTCTCCGTCGCACTGCTGGTCACCTTTGCCCTCCTCCTCCGCGCCGACTACGCGGGCGTGGCACAGCAGGTGTACCTCTTCAAGCCGCTATCGACGATGCTCGTCATCGCCATCGTCTTTCCAGCGGCGCGCCAGCCTGACGACACCTACGCGCGCCTGGTGGCGGTCGGCCTCCTCTTTTCGCTCGGCGGCGATGTCTTCCTCATGCTGCCGCGCGATCGCTTCGTCGCCGGGCTCGCGTCGTTTCTTGTCGCGCACCTGTTCTACATTGGCGCCTTCACGCGCGACGGTGGCTTTTCTCGGCACTCCAGCACCGCGCTCCCGCTGGTGGCGTTGGGGGCCATCCTGCTCTCGCTGCTCTGGCCCTTCCTGGGTCCATTGCGCCTCCCTGTCGCGGCATACATGCTCGTGATCCTGGTGATGGCGTGGCAGGCGCTCGAGCGCTCGCGGCTGGATGCGCACGATGGAGCGTGGTGGGCGGCGGTGGGGGCAGTGTTGTTCGTCGCGTCGGACGCGACCCTCGGGCTGGTGCGATTTCGCGCCGACTTCGCCGGATCGCGCGCCGTCGTCCTTGGCACCTACTACCTGGCCCAGTGGATGATCGCCACCTCGGCGCTCGTTCGCGCGGGGCAGCTCGCTCGTTAG
- a CDS encoding copper homeostasis protein CutC, whose amino-acid sequence MSILVEACVDSVQGAIAAEHAGAGRLELCANLVEGGTTPSGGMMRAVLRCVGIPVFAIVRPRGGDFLYDAADIEVMLRDIEFAKSCDVHGIVSGALNPNGTIDEDGTSALLEAAHPLPFTFHRAFDVTRDLDESLDALQALGAHRVLTSGGAPTAPEGVEMIARLVRRGGDRIVVMAGGGVRHGNAAQVVKGTKVKEVHLRGSRRLEGRMAYRAPHVHIGRAFVPDEYAWDVTDGAEIGAVVHAVQGGGA is encoded by the coding sequence ATGAGTATCCTCGTCGAAGCGTGCGTCGATTCGGTGCAGGGGGCGATCGCCGCCGAGCACGCGGGTGCGGGCCGCCTGGAGTTGTGTGCCAACCTGGTGGAGGGGGGGACGACCCCGAGCGGCGGGATGATGCGCGCCGTCCTGCGGTGCGTCGGGATCCCGGTCTTCGCCATCGTGCGGCCGCGCGGCGGCGACTTCCTGTACGACGCCGCCGACATCGAGGTGATGCTGCGCGACATCGAGTTCGCCAAGTCGTGCGACGTCCACGGCATCGTGAGTGGGGCGCTCAACCCCAACGGGACGATCGACGAGGACGGGACGAGCGCCCTGCTCGAGGCGGCGCACCCGCTCCCCTTCACCTTCCACCGCGCCTTCGACGTCACGCGAGACCTGGACGAGTCGCTCGACGCGCTGCAGGCGTTAGGCGCGCACCGTGTCCTCACCTCTGGTGGTGCGCCCACGGCGCCGGAAGGCGTGGAGATGATCGCCCGCCTGGTACGCCGCGGCGGCGACCGCATCGTGGTGATGGCGGGCGGCGGGGTGCGTCACGGTAACGCCGCCCAGGTGGTGAAGGGGACCAAGGTGAAGGAAGTGCACCTGCGAGGCTCACGTCGCCTCGAAGGGCGCATGGCCTATCGCGCGCCGCACGTGCACATCGGACGTGCATTCGTCCCCGACGAATACGCCTGGGACGTGACCGACGGTGCCGAGATCGGCGCGGTCGTGCACGCCGTACAGGGCGGCGGCGCGTAA
- a CDS encoding class I SAM-dependent methyltransferase yields MVAPAVETAAPAIRAISHPSTNRRILDLVLPLLTPQSRLLDLGAGEGFFSRAVGDFAQARLGVRPAELLAACDVTPGLFRYPHVACDLLDAEAPLPYPDNHFDVVCSVEVVEHVQDQFRFCREIVRVLKPGGTAIVSTPNVLNMNSRLRVLHSGFATLFNPLSLSSNDVVHTSGHIHPVSYYYLGYALLHAGASTVGVTYDRFKRSAFVSLAACLPLLLAGNAGFRARLRRKSPQVAHENRAFLDAMNDWRMLTARSVVVIARKGAS; encoded by the coding sequence ATGGTCGCGCCTGCGGTGGAGACAGCGGCACCCGCGATTCGCGCGATCTCGCACCCCAGCACGAATCGCCGCATCCTCGACCTCGTGCTCCCGCTCCTCACGCCGCAGTCGCGGTTGCTCGACCTGGGGGCCGGCGAGGGCTTCTTCTCCCGGGCGGTGGGCGACTTTGCGCAGGCACGGCTTGGCGTGCGTCCGGCGGAACTCCTCGCGGCGTGCGACGTCACGCCCGGGCTCTTTCGCTATCCGCACGTCGCTTGCGACCTGCTCGATGCCGAGGCTCCGCTCCCGTATCCCGATAACCACTTCGACGTCGTCTGCAGCGTCGAGGTCGTCGAGCACGTACAGGACCAATTCCGCTTCTGCCGCGAGATCGTGCGCGTCCTCAAGCCTGGCGGAACGGCGATCGTCAGCACACCAAACGTCCTGAACATGAACTCCCGGCTGCGCGTCCTGCATTCCGGGTTCGCCACGCTGTTCAATCCGCTCTCGCTCTCGTCCAACGACGTGGTGCATACCTCAGGGCACATCCACCCCGTCAGCTACTACTACCTGGGCTACGCCCTCCTGCACGCCGGGGCGTCGACGGTCGGCGTCACCTACGATCGGTTCAAGCGATCGGCGTTCGTGTCGCTCGCGGCCTGCCTCCCATTGCTCCTGGCGGGGAATGCGGGATTCCGCGCCCGGCTCCGACGCAAGTCGCCGCAAGTCGCGCACGAGAACCGCGCCTTCCTCGACGCCATGAACGACTGGCGGATGCTGACCGCGCGAAGTGTCGTGGTGATCGCGCGAAAGGGCGCGTCATAG
- a CDS encoding methylated-DNA--[protein]-cysteine S-methyltransferase, with the protein MIYFTTMPSPLGELLLTGDGRHLTGLYMTPHTHGPERGGDWVRNDAVFVDAVRQLQEYFDGNRVTFEIPLAPDGTEFQRRVWMALRDIPYAQTVSYGDIAREIGNPKGMRAVGLANGRNPISIIVPCHRVIGSNGSLTGYGGGIERKQWLLEHEARHGGLAATPLGGAA; encoded by the coding sequence GTGATCTACTTCACCACCATGCCATCGCCGCTGGGCGAATTGCTCCTGACGGGTGATGGCCGGCACCTGACCGGGTTGTACATGACCCCGCACACCCACGGCCCGGAGCGCGGGGGAGACTGGGTGCGCAACGACGCGGTCTTCGTCGATGCCGTACGACAGCTGCAGGAGTATTTCGACGGCAACCGCGTCACCTTCGAGATCCCGCTCGCCCCCGACGGCACCGAGTTTCAGCGCCGTGTCTGGATGGCGTTGCGCGACATCCCGTACGCGCAGACCGTGTCGTACGGCGACATCGCCCGCGAGATCGGCAACCCCAAAGGGATGCGGGCGGTGGGGCTCGCGAACGGTCGCAACCCGATCTCGATCATCGTCCCGTGCCATCGGGTGATCGGGAGCAACGGGTCGCTCACGGGTTACGGCGGTGGCATCGAGCGCAAGCAGTGGCTCCTGGAGCACGAAGCGCGACACGGCGGGTTGGCGGCGACGCCGTTGGGCGGGGCGGCCTGA
- a CDS encoding helix-turn-helix domain-containing protein: MPLDRPSCYRALIARDARFDGVFFVGVTSTRIYCRPVCRAKTPREGNCRFFSNPAAAERAGFRPCLRCRPELAPGNAPVDAGAVLAERATRAIAAGALNGSSVEALAASLGVTGRHLRRSVVQHLGVSPIELATTHRLLLAKRLLHETALPVGQVAFAAGFDSLRRFNAAFRARYRLTPATLRREAEATTGDRVGVVGGPARRPTRGSERAAEGVTPRRVSGQASTTHPPLATEDGAAAAAPDADEVVLTLDYRPPLHWRALLDFLAARAAPGAESVSEGRYAATVMLPIALSTDDTVPLPVGGTVSVTGHVVVELRERDERRARRSATAAAGPARDGLIVARISSSLVPALMPLLARLRDLLDLDANPDVIARHLVRAGVVPTVADFAGVRIPGTLDGFALAVRAILGQQVSVRGATTVMGRLVERFGEPYAGTQPSLTRLMPTAERLARLTTADIATLGMPGARADAVLALARAVASGGLSLASGGDIGRTIKALTALPGIGDWTAHYIAMRALRWPDAFPANDLVLRRVAGNLTAAQLLKRAESWRPWRAYAAMHLWRSAADPSPSRS; this comes from the coding sequence ATGCCACTCGATCGCCCCTCCTGTTACCGGGCCCTCATCGCGCGCGACGCGCGCTTCGACGGCGTCTTCTTCGTCGGCGTGACGTCGACGCGCATCTATTGCCGTCCGGTCTGCCGCGCCAAGACGCCGCGCGAGGGCAACTGTCGCTTCTTCTCCAACCCGGCAGCGGCCGAGCGGGCCGGCTTTCGCCCCTGCCTGCGCTGCCGCCCGGAACTCGCGCCGGGGAACGCCCCGGTCGACGCCGGCGCGGTTCTCGCCGAGCGCGCCACGCGCGCCATCGCCGCCGGAGCACTCAACGGCAGCTCGGTCGAGGCGCTCGCCGCGTCGTTGGGGGTGACCGGGCGGCACCTCCGGCGCTCGGTCGTGCAGCATCTCGGAGTGTCGCCCATTGAACTCGCCACCACGCATCGCCTCCTGCTCGCCAAGCGACTGCTGCACGAGACGGCGCTCCCCGTTGGCCAGGTCGCCTTTGCGGCCGGCTTCGATTCACTGCGCCGATTCAACGCCGCGTTCAGGGCGCGCTATCGCCTAACGCCGGCGACACTTCGCCGCGAGGCCGAGGCGACCACGGGTGACAGGGTCGGCGTGGTGGGGGGACCGGCACGTCGGCCAACGCGTGGGTCGGAGCGCGCGGCGGAAGGCGTCACGCCCCGCCGTGTGTCCGGCCAGGCGTCGACGACACATCCGCCGCTCGCGACGGAGGATGGTGCGGCCGCCGCAGCGCCCGATGCCGACGAGGTCGTCCTCACCCTCGACTATCGCCCCCCGCTGCACTGGCGTGCGCTCCTCGACTTCCTCGCGGCGCGCGCGGCTCCTGGGGCCGAGTCTGTTAGCGAGGGCCGATACGCCGCGACCGTGATGCTCCCCATCGCGCTCTCCACCGACGACACGGTGCCGCTTCCCGTCGGAGGCACGGTGAGCGTCACCGGACACGTCGTCGTGGAGCTGCGCGAGCGCGACGAACGACGGGCTCGGCGCAGCGCGACAGCGGCTGCCGGCCCAGCGCGAGACGGCCTCATCGTCGCACGCATCTCGTCGTCGCTCGTCCCGGCGCTCATGCCGCTGCTCGCGCGCCTGCGCGACCTGCTCGACCTCGATGCCAATCCCGACGTGATCGCGCGGCACCTGGTGCGCGCGGGCGTCGTGCCCACCGTTGCCGACTTCGCCGGCGTCCGCATCCCCGGGACGCTCGATGGTTTTGCCCTCGCCGTGCGCGCGATACTCGGGCAGCAGGTGAGCGTGCGTGGGGCGACCACGGTCATGGGGCGCCTGGTGGAGCGATTCGGCGAGCCGTACGCCGGTACGCAGCCTTCGCTCACGCGACTCATGCCGACCGCCGAACGCCTGGCACGCCTGACGACCGCCGACATCGCGACGTTAGGTATGCCAGGCGCGCGGGCCGATGCCGTGCTCGCCCTCGCGCGCGCCGTTGCGTCGGGCGGGCTCTCGCTCGCCAGTGGCGGTGACATCGGGCGCACCATCAAGGCGTTGACGGCGCTTCCCGGCATCGGCGACTGGACGGCGCACTACATCGCCATGCGCGCCCTGCGTTGGCCCGACGCCTTCCCTGCCAACGACCTGGTCCTGCGACGCGTCGCCGGAAACCTGACCGCGGCCCAACTGCTCAAGCGCGCCGAATCATGGCGCCCGTGGCGCGCGTACGCCGCCATGCACCTCTGGCGTTCCGCCGCCGATCCGTCCCCCTCCAGGAGCTGA